One Tautonia rosea genomic region harbors:
- a CDS encoding Calx-beta domain-containing protein, whose amino-acid sequence MDPQKFPSRKWTGKAIGSGRRAARRASRPRLENLERRDQPAILTIVGGLSELARMNNAFQTPGRLTDLSGTAQEVFERTVGGALSKVALGSTPLTDGDGGVELSLWTNVNLHQPGVASVSQQIGLADPAGNLGVPVEIKIEKSEPDEQDGDPVTLRLTLDMAIPTYASKDAVTRFDYQMLVGNGHHPTWTAEDRVDLGGQGIWSVGPRPGLSKTMEIPTRIGETLNFRFLSTMVTNTLGVVSPGPPNNAGWIVDTTVEMRIEKKTSIELTELTWSGKKEGGVKFEYQVNGPDPILKAPPVGPVPNAEVPVEFFWAKGPNYPADVLGNSPIHTTTIPYDRLNAGAGKPIVVPGKKLQGVPEGAFYLIAVADRQNSLGVFDPQNTVRSMPLKMDVISSKQGNPLWKTQQLLLHPTDTIGGFGCALTSLFMSLHAAGINTITLDGSPQPLNPSTLNTLLVRESAGSVPLNARIDFGIAARMVINHVGASNYRWVPFTTSNPQKLRDRLLETGMPIISWVPSLTRPGNSHFVLITGIAGDTFFINDPGFDHVLLSDYAQFPYPNFETRGYVVDPPDVSGLYVTASSDDHDLELSLIDPHGRVSSVTVGGQIVRNQIPDAVPFADLPIADLDGTSSLATTATASVYLPLPPGGNFTIRVSGSSHPSSVTIASALPDSPFEQWQALDLPPNPGTPSEFSIFLDPNIYGVPHVTIAGAEAIEGDIGTTEFVFPVTLSRAPTGPLTIAYATADGSATVADGDYIPVSGTLTFVPGGPLTQHVKVLVRGDTRSEPDESFAVVISSEDLVRFDETRAAGVIVDDDAAISIRDASREEGNGGPSPMTFIVSLSRRKSVPVSVDFTTADGTATSGGNDYRPIAGTITFQPGETLQRISVDVLGDLTSEGDETFFVRLANPVNASIADGGDRATGTIRDDDAPGAVYYVNDASTLGDVFTIAPGDNANDGRSPATPMASLTGLLLRYSFQPGDTIYVDAGAYTLARNVSLGPAHSGVRIIGAGQVAVMPLIDPAAILAENPVAYWRLGEAGVSDTAFDAAGRGLHGRYVGGIRRVEAAPSTDGAAEFDGKTGSVVIPDSPLLNPQQFTFAAWIDDRGNQDDAMPIASKVDATYGYYGHGWRLEYRHDTMWFQVFNSFSQWLLSVPRPAAGWTHVAVTHDGSTASLYVNGQLAGTAAMWSPSPSSAPLEIGGGVPSYSQPDVQQYWKGSIDEVVLFDRVLSAEAIASQYRLARWTGTSLDRNNQSEGAVGIEVTDATSVVIADLSIVRADVGIRAAGSGSTDLAVRGVELGDVRIGVEISSASHRPAIVASTFRSNSQHALWSQSNGARLVDSTIVSSASYGSNVLLIQGSDAIIENNDLLRNSGGLALITDRAGLIRGNRIRDTSWNTAAIWVLTSESARVWIEGNEVIGSHGTGIDAAGPGISVRGNTVSGGLEAGLVLRAGTQAIGNTVSGNRDGIVHAPFRRAFGWLTNGPALIQDNIVFGNSNIGISVHDTGEVVGNRVYGNGIGVVGQHYDEITTHLFSQFRPIPFRGTIRNNLIYGNREAGIQIQGAAGPKIFNNTIVQPGGQGFEVSPPTGWTARDVRFTSNIVQVGSGHAIHLANNGQTNFTSDFNLFKLTGSGKIGWSGGEFTSIFDWRAEVGVDFNSLVADPQFMDPAGPDGILGFDPVTGIDGGRDDNFRLRSGSPGIAAGDPSADASRQPQPSGARINVGADGGTPEATPTGPVGVLILESGGATAVVAGGPADSYSIVLTAPPTSDVVISLSTDRPLNLSTHQLVFTPANWRVPRAVNVRRVAPEGTTGDDVVTIRHTIASADTRFDGIAVRNVSVDVVERQPSPIRAANARAIPGDYDGDGITDLAIYTYAPQYGQGRFDIRPSSHLFGETYSVFLGFAGGIPVSGDFDGDGITDIAVVQPETDINGDLIPDLARWLYIPSSKPPGSEPVIIDFGAPGIMDRPAPADYDGDGITDIATFRANSDLTPGAAEWFILGSSAGAFRVAFGAASGVDLPAPGDYDGDGRDDIVTFRPVPHRFDEARGIFGVAQWFVLPSRVNDLQYSQRAGAFPVVFGAAGNADQPAPADFDGDGRTDIMAFRSITDLPDAAGRSDWFLLQSAPNDTFYTSTPPPGGRRVTFGNAGDIAAVGDYDGDGRPDAVVFRPEDGNWIVRSGLDGTQTQQAFGTPGANAVPVLAPLYFRLRATGNLPSQARSAGLLAGGRGAGGLVETRTTPIDSGTNSSNRQIARDFGHTRETIRQVLNHAEPPVPPTRFRKAPLLNSFESIIDWILNHDEISPSTRRKP is encoded by the coding sequence CCCTCGCGAAAGTGGACTGGCAAGGCGATCGGATCGGGCCGTCGGGCCGCACGGAGAGCCAGTCGTCCCCGGCTGGAGAACCTGGAGCGGCGCGATCAACCGGCGATCCTGACCATCGTCGGTGGACTGTCCGAGCTGGCGCGGATGAACAACGCGTTCCAGACGCCGGGTCGGCTCACCGACCTCTCCGGCACGGCCCAGGAAGTGTTCGAGCGTACCGTTGGGGGGGCCCTTTCGAAGGTTGCCCTCGGATCAACTCCCCTGACCGACGGCGACGGCGGGGTTGAGCTGAGCCTCTGGACCAACGTCAATTTGCACCAGCCTGGGGTGGCGTCGGTCTCGCAGCAGATCGGCCTGGCCGACCCTGCTGGTAACCTTGGCGTGCCGGTGGAGATCAAGATCGAGAAGAGCGAGCCCGACGAGCAGGACGGCGACCCGGTCACATTGCGGCTCACGCTTGACATGGCCATCCCAACGTACGCGTCGAAGGACGCCGTCACGAGGTTCGATTACCAGATGCTGGTTGGCAACGGGCACCACCCGACCTGGACGGCCGAGGATCGCGTCGACCTCGGCGGCCAGGGAATCTGGTCTGTCGGCCCGCGCCCCGGCCTCTCGAAGACCATGGAGATCCCTACCCGTATCGGCGAAACGCTGAACTTCCGCTTCCTGTCGACCATGGTGACCAACACGCTCGGTGTTGTCTCTCCCGGGCCGCCCAACAATGCGGGCTGGATCGTCGATACAACGGTGGAGATGCGGATCGAGAAGAAGACTTCGATCGAGTTGACTGAGCTGACCTGGTCCGGCAAGAAGGAGGGCGGGGTCAAGTTCGAGTATCAGGTCAATGGGCCAGACCCTATCCTCAAAGCCCCACCGGTGGGCCCCGTCCCGAACGCGGAGGTTCCCGTCGAGTTTTTCTGGGCAAAGGGGCCGAACTACCCGGCCGACGTCCTCGGGAATAGTCCGATCCACACCACTACGATCCCTTATGATCGGCTTAACGCCGGTGCGGGGAAACCCATCGTGGTGCCAGGCAAGAAGCTCCAGGGCGTTCCCGAGGGTGCCTTCTACCTCATCGCCGTTGCCGATCGCCAGAATTCCTTGGGCGTGTTCGACCCTCAAAACACTGTGCGGTCAATGCCACTCAAGATGGACGTAATCTCCTCCAAGCAGGGAAATCCGTTATGGAAAACACAGCAACTGCTGCTGCATCCCACTGACACTATCGGCGGCTTTGGCTGTGCCCTGACCAGCCTGTTCATGTCGCTGCACGCGGCGGGCATCAACACCATCACCTTAGATGGCTCTCCGCAGCCTCTGAATCCTTCAACTCTCAACACATTGCTCGTCCGCGAGAGTGCTGGCTCGGTCCCCCTCAACGCCCGGATTGATTTCGGAATCGCCGCTCGCATGGTCATCAACCACGTCGGCGCATCGAACTACCGCTGGGTCCCCTTCACCACGTCCAACCCGCAAAAACTCCGGGACAGGCTCTTGGAAACCGGTATGCCAATCATCTCTTGGGTCCCCAGTCTCACCAGGCCCGGTAATTCTCATTTCGTCCTGATCACGGGCATTGCCGGCGACACCTTCTTTATTAACGATCCCGGATTCGATCACGTCCTTCTAAGCGACTACGCGCAGTTCCCATATCCCAATTTCGAAACACGCGGCTACGTCGTTGACCCGCCCGATGTCAGCGGACTCTACGTCACGGCAAGCTCCGATGACCACGATCTCGAGCTCTCGCTCATCGATCCCCATGGACGAGTCTCCTCCGTAACTGTCGGGGGGCAGATCGTGCGAAACCAGATCCCCGACGCAGTCCCGTTCGCGGATCTTCCAATCGCTGACCTTGATGGGACCAGTTCTCTAGCGACCACCGCTACGGCTTCTGTCTACCTGCCGCTACCCCCAGGCGGGAACTTCACCATCCGCGTTTCCGGATCAAGTCATCCCTCATCCGTAACAATCGCCAGCGCTTTGCCCGACAGTCCCTTTGAGCAGTGGCAGGCGCTCGATCTACCTCCCAACCCTGGGACACCCTCTGAATTCAGCATCTTTCTCGACCCGAACATCTATGGCGTGCCGCATGTGACGATCGCGGGGGCGGAGGCTATTGAGGGGGACATCGGCACGACCGAGTTCGTCTTCCCTGTCACGCTCTCGAGGGCTCCGACCGGCCCATTGACGATCGCGTATGCGACGGCTGACGGATCGGCCACGGTGGCAGACGGTGACTACATTCCTGTCTCGGGCACTCTGACGTTCGTGCCTGGCGGACCGCTCACGCAGCATGTGAAGGTGCTGGTCCGTGGCGATACCCGTTCCGAGCCGGATGAGTCCTTCGCCGTCGTGATCAGTAGCGAGGACCTCGTGCGCTTCGACGAGACGCGGGCGGCCGGGGTGATCGTTGACGACGACGCGGCCATCTCGATCCGCGATGCCTCACGCGAGGAGGGCAATGGCGGTCCTTCGCCGATGACCTTCATCGTGTCGCTCTCTCGGCGCAAGTCGGTGCCGGTCTCGGTCGACTTCACCACGGCTGACGGCACGGCCACCTCTGGCGGCAACGACTACCGCCCGATCGCCGGCACAATCACCTTCCAGCCGGGCGAGACGCTCCAGCGCATCTCCGTCGATGTCCTCGGCGACCTGACGAGCGAGGGGGACGAGACGTTTTTCGTGCGACTGGCAAACCCGGTTAATGCCTCGATTGCAGACGGGGGAGACCGGGCCACGGGCACCATCCGCGACGACGACGCGCCGGGGGCGGTGTACTACGTCAATGACGCCTCGACCCTGGGCGACGTCTTCACCATTGCACCGGGCGACAATGCCAACGACGGCAGGTCTCCCGCGACCCCGATGGCGAGCCTGACGGGCCTGTTATTGCGGTACAGTTTCCAGCCGGGCGACACGATCTATGTGGACGCCGGCGCGTACACCCTGGCAAGGAACGTGTCGCTGGGCCCGGCGCACTCGGGCGTGCGCATCATTGGAGCAGGTCAGGTCGCGGTGATGCCCTTGATCGACCCGGCGGCCATTCTCGCGGAGAACCCGGTCGCCTACTGGCGGCTGGGCGAGGCCGGTGTCAGCGACACGGCGTTCGACGCCGCCGGCCGCGGGCTTCACGGGAGGTACGTCGGAGGCATTCGTCGTGTCGAGGCCGCGCCGTCCACGGATGGCGCGGCAGAGTTCGACGGCAAGACCGGCTCGGTCGTCATCCCGGATTCCCCCCTACTGAACCCGCAGCAGTTCACGTTCGCGGCCTGGATTGATGATCGGGGCAATCAGGACGATGCCATGCCGATCGCCTCGAAAGTGGACGCGACCTATGGCTACTATGGCCACGGCTGGCGGCTGGAGTACAGACACGACACCATGTGGTTCCAGGTCTTCAATTCGTTTTCTCAGTGGTTACTGTCGGTTCCGCGGCCAGCGGCGGGTTGGACGCATGTCGCCGTCACCCACGACGGCTCGACGGCCTCGCTGTATGTCAACGGTCAACTCGCCGGGACCGCCGCCATGTGGTCTCCGTCGCCATCCTCGGCGCCCCTGGAGATCGGCGGCGGCGTGCCTTCGTACTCTCAACCAGATGTTCAGCAGTACTGGAAAGGGTCGATCGACGAGGTCGTCTTGTTCGATCGCGTGCTCTCCGCCGAAGCCATTGCCTCCCAGTACCGCCTGGCACGATGGACCGGCACCTCGCTGGACCGAAACAACCAGTCGGAGGGGGCGGTCGGGATCGAAGTGACCGACGCCACCAGCGTCGTGATCGCCGATTTGAGCATCGTGCGGGCCGATGTGGGCATCCGCGCCGCCGGGTCCGGGAGCACCGACCTGGCCGTCCGAGGCGTCGAGCTTGGGGATGTTCGGATCGGCGTGGAGATCTCGTCGGCCAGCCATCGACCGGCGATCGTCGCCTCGACGTTTCGGTCGAACAGCCAACACGCGTTGTGGAGCCAGTCCAACGGTGCCCGCCTGGTGGACTCCACGATCGTGAGTTCGGCAAGTTACGGCTCGAATGTCCTTCTTATCCAGGGCTCCGACGCGATCATTGAGAACAACGATCTTCTCAGGAACTCCGGCGGCCTCGCGCTGATAACGGACAGGGCTGGGCTGATCCGAGGTAATCGGATCCGCGACACCAGCTGGAATACCGCTGCCATCTGGGTCCTGACGTCGGAAAGCGCTCGGGTTTGGATTGAAGGCAACGAGGTGATCGGTTCGCACGGAACTGGTATCGACGCGGCGGGTCCGGGCATTTCTGTTCGGGGCAACACGGTCTCCGGAGGACTCGAGGCCGGCCTCGTTCTTCGGGCCGGCACCCAGGCGATCGGCAACACGGTTTCCGGCAACCGGGACGGGATCGTACACGCGCCGTTCAGACGCGCCTTCGGATGGCTGACCAATGGTCCGGCCCTGATCCAGGACAACATCGTCTTTGGAAATTCCAACATCGGCATATCGGTTCACGATACCGGTGAGGTGGTCGGGAACCGGGTCTATGGCAATGGCATTGGTGTGGTCGGACAGCACTATGACGAGATCACCACGCATTTATTCAGCCAGTTCAGGCCTATTCCGTTCCGGGGCACGATCCGCAACAACCTGATTTACGGTAATCGCGAAGCGGGCATCCAGATCCAGGGCGCGGCTGGCCCGAAGATCTTCAACAACACGATCGTGCAGCCCGGCGGACAGGGCTTCGAGGTCAGCCCACCCACCGGCTGGACGGCCCGCGACGTCCGGTTCACCTCCAACATCGTCCAGGTAGGCAGCGGCCACGCGATCCACCTCGCCAACAACGGTCAGACCAACTTCACAAGTGATTTCAACCTGTTCAAACTCACGGGGTCGGGAAAGATAGGCTGGTCCGGGGGCGAGTTTACGTCGATTTTCGACTGGCGGGCCGAGGTGGGCGTCGACTTCAATAGTCTTGTGGCCGATCCGCAGTTCATGGACCCGGCTGGCCCCGATGGAATCCTCGGGTTCGACCCGGTCACGGGCATCGATGGCGGCCGCGACGACAATTTCCGCCTGCGGAGCGGCTCGCCCGGCATCGCAGCGGGTGACCCATCGGCCGACGCCTCTCGCCAACCTCAGCCCAGTGGAGCCAGGATCAACGTGGGTGCTGACGGTGGTACTCCCGAGGCGACACCCACCGGCCCTGTTGGGGTGCTCATCTTGGAGTCGGGTGGGGCCACCGCGGTGGTGGCAGGGGGCCCTGCCGACAGTTACTCAATCGTGCTGACCGCCCCGCCGACCTCCGACGTGGTGATCTCCTTGTCCACGGATCGCCCTCTGAATCTTTCGACCCACCAGCTTGTCTTTACTCCGGCCAACTGGAGGGTGCCGCGTGCCGTGAACGTCCGACGCGTTGCCCCCGAGGGCACAACCGGCGACGATGTCGTGACCATCCGCCATACGATCGCCAGCGCCGACACGCGATTCGATGGGATCGCAGTGCGCAACGTGTCGGTCGATGTGGTCGAGCGGCAGCCGTCTCCGATCCGCGCGGCCAACGCTCGGGCCATACCCGGTGACTATGACGGCGATGGTATCACCGATCTCGCGATCTACACCTACGCCCCCCAGTACGGCCAGGGCCGGTTTGATATTCGGCCCTCGAGCCACCTCTTTGGGGAGACATATTCGGTCTTCCTCGGCTTCGCCGGTGGGATTCCCGTGTCTGGCGACTTCGACGGCGACGGCATCACCGACATCGCGGTTGTTCAGCCCGAGACCGATATCAACGGCGATCTCATCCCCGACCTGGCCCGATGGCTCTACATCCCGTCCAGCAAGCCCCCAGGGAGTGAGCCGGTCATCATCGATTTCGGCGCACCAGGCATCATGGATCGCCCGGCCCCCGCCGACTATGACGGCGATGGCATCACCGACATTGCCACCTTCCGCGCCAACTCCGACCTCACCCCCGGCGCGGCCGAGTGGTTCATCCTGGGGAGTTCAGCCGGTGCGTTCCGCGTGGCCTTCGGCGCGGCCAGCGGGGTCGACCTTCCGGCGCCCGGCGACTATGACGGCGATGGTCGTGACGATATCGTGACCTTCCGCCCCGTACCTCACCGCTTCGACGAGGCACGAGGCATCTTTGGCGTTGCGCAGTGGTTTGTGCTTCCATCCCGCGTGAACGACCTTCAGTACAGCCAGAGGGCCGGCGCCTTCCCAGTCGTCTTCGGTGCCGCTGGCAATGCCGACCAGCCTGCTCCCGCCGATTTCGACGGCGACGGCCGCACGGACATCATGGCGTTCCGTTCCATCACCGACTTGCCCGACGCCGCGGGCCGATCCGATTGGTTCCTGCTGCAGTCCGCTCCGAACGATACCTTCTACACGAGTACTCCTCCGCCGGGTGGCCGCCGCGTGACATTCGGCAACGCCGGCGACATCGCCGCAGTTGGCGATTACGACGGTGACGGCCGACCGGATGCGGTCGTGTTCCGACCAGAAGACGGAAACTGGATCGTCAGGAGTGGGCTCGACGGCACCCAGACGCAACAGGCTTTCGGGACTCCGGGCGCGAACGCTGTGCCGGTCCTTGCCCCGCTCTACTTCCGGCTCCGCGCAACAGGCAATCTGCCATCACAAGCGCGTTCGGCCGGGCTCCTCGCTGGCGGACGGGGCGCTGGCGGTTTAGTCGAGACGAGGACCACACCCATTGACAGTGGCACGAACAGCTCCAACCGGCAGATCGCCCGAGACTTCGGACACACTCGCGAGACCATTCGGCAAGTCCTCAACCATGCCGAGCCCCCCGTCCCGCCGACTCGTTTTCGAAAGGCTCCATTGCTCAATTCGTTCGAGTCGATCATCGATTGGATCCTGAACCACGACGAGATCTCACCGAGCACGCGACGGAAGCCTTGA